The stretch of DNA tcaaaTGGCTTCTCACCAGTATGAGTTCTTTTATGTCGAATAAGAGCTGAGTAGTTACCAAAGGCTgtcccacattcattacattcatagggcttctctccagtgtAAGTCCTTTGATGCCGAATAAGGGCTGAACAATCACTGAAGGCATTCCCACATTCATTGCATTTGTATGGTTTCTCTCCAGTACTCATTTTCTGATGTTGAATGAGGTCTGAACAGTAATTGGAAGCTTTACCACTGTCATTACATTCaaaaggtttctctccagtatgtaCAATATGATGTTGAATAAGAGCTGAGTGATCactgaaggcttttccacattcattacatttgtAGGGCTTTTCTCCTGTGTGAATTCTTTGATGTTGTGTAAGATGTGCACTCTGACTAAAGGTTTTACCACATACATTgcattcataaggtttctctccagtatgaattctttGAAGTAAAGTAAGATGTGTGCTTTGGGCAAAAGCCTTTCCACATTCCAGATATTTATATGGTTTTTCACCAGTGCAAATTCTTTGATGCTGAGTAAGGTATGTGCTATGACTCAATGCCTTGCTGCATTCAGTACACTCGTAAGGCCTTTCCCCactatgaattctctgatgttgaTTAAGGACTGAGCAATAactgaaggccttcccacattcatTGGATTTGTAGGGCTTTTCTCCAGTATGAGTCTTCACATGGTTTGTTAAATGGAAACTCTGGTTAAATTTCTTTCCACATTCGTTCCACGTATAGGGTCATTCTCCAGTATGACTTCCTTGATGTTGAATGAGGGCAGTGTGGTCTCTGAAGGTTTTCTCAAATGCACTACATTCACAAGGTTCCTTTCCATcacatttatttgtataattaaaTCTGAGTTTTGTTTGAACATTTTCCCATGTGTACCACATTCATGGCAATGCTCTTCTATAGAATCACTCTGCTTGAAACAAGTATTTCTCTTTCAATTATTTCCAAATCATTAGATTCTACAGCTCTTTCTTTGGCAGAAATTTTCATGTAGGTGACTATATTTTGTCCCAAATTTTTCTCCTGGCTTATGAGCTAATTCTTAAACTGGCCTCTAGATTTCCAGGTATCTCCCAATATAAACTTTCTCTGTGTAAATTCTTCCACCTTTGTTCCTTGAAATGAACCTTCTTTGAAAATGCCCTGCTGTTCTATTGTTGATTTTGTGGCTCTAGGTCTAGACTTCCCATCTAAAAGATATAATAATACAAATCTACTATAAGTCCAGTTCTGGGAGAAAAGAAACCAGtatattggaaataaaataatgaaattgaaaatactgAGAACACACCATACTGGGAATATAAATAGGTTTAGGTTTAGTAATCTAAAAGAGTATGGAGTGAAAAAGCTGGTGGTGTGAAAAGGTCTGATTCAAGAATAATATAATCAAAGAGGATGAAGCCATTCTGTCAGGTGAGAAGGATTATTAGGGAAAAGGCTGAACTATAGaacttagaagagaaaaatacgAATTTGAGTAGggattaagaaaagaaaactgttatCAAAGAGAGTCTTTTAGGGAGTCTTCTATGAGAACACTATTCAAGCaacatttaataattttctgtTAAAAGGCTATTAAgagctatttaaatttatttcaaatgaacTTTCCTATTATATTTGAGAAGGGGGTCTGTTTGGGGAAGGACCCATAAGGTCCTGCTCAACTATAAAGGGGGTgggatgtaggagttcctgttgtggctcagtggttaatgaatctgactaggaaccatgaggttgcaggtttgattgctggccttgctcagtggtttaaggatccggtgttgctgtgaggccgcagatgtggctcggatcccacattgctatggccctggcataggctggtggctacagctccgattatacccctagcctggaaacctccatatgccgtgggtgtggcccagaaaagacaaaaaaattttttaattaaaaaaaaataaaggggtggGATGTAGAAGCCTGATGGCCCATGTTCTGAATCaagtaaaaagaagaatgtgtaggaggtcccatcgtggcgcagtggttaacaaatccgactaggaaccatgaggttgcgggttcgatccctagctttgctcagcaggttaaggatccggcattgtggtgaactgtagtgtaggtgcggtaagctgtggtgtagtttgcagacgcccCTTGGATCCCTAGGgagcttggatccctagttgctgtggctctggtgtaggctggagactacagctccgattggacccctagcctgggaacctccatatgcggtgggagcagccctagaaaaggcaaacacacacacacacacacacacacacacacacacacacacacacacacacacctgttttCAGTGTGATGCTTGTATCCTGACATATAAAAAGCAAGCCTTAAACATAAAGgcttaaatagatttttattaacTAATATTCCTAACATTCAACTTTCACTTTTCACTTTAACTAGTTTATTATAGCTTCTCCTATGCAAAAAGccttttttccttgttttgccCATCTAATTATTTGCCATACTGTAGAGCCCCACTCAAATTACACTAGTTTTCCTGATCTCCCATAGTATTTACTGTACTGTCCTCACTTCTAATTTTAGCACTTAAAAGCAATcccttattttttatctattagCTCATATGTACATATGTTGTTTCTAGAGTTTCACATTTTAGAAGGAAATTCTGATTACTTCCTTAGTtgtatagctaatatttattgagtttatgCCAAGCTGACTCATAATATTAACATAGTTAATTCTCCTAACAATCCTATGAGGTGCATAACAAAATCCCTGTTTCAAGGGAGGTTCAGAATGAATAAATGGGACATCAAAGCGTACTGCCCCACAGAGTACCCTTTAGCAACATGTGGCTACTGAATATTAGAAATATGGCTAGTCAAAACTGATGTTGGCTGAAAGTGTAAAACTCATACCACATTTTGAAGAGTCagtacaaaaaaaatgtaaaatatctcattaacaattttttatattgataacatgtttaaataatgttttaaatgtgggattaggaattcccattgtggcatagtgtaaacgaatccaactagtatctatgaagatgtgggttctatctctagcctccttcagtgagttaatgatctggcattgctatgagctgtggtatacatcacagatgcagctgtagctgtggtgtaggccagcagctgtagctctgattcaacccataacctgggaacttccatatgccacaagtgtggccctaaaaagcaaaaaaaaaaaaaaaaaaaaatgtgggattaaatagaaatattattaaaaattaattttatctgattttcattactttttaacaTGACTAAAATTTAgtcaggaaaatgaaatttactcatagaaaattctaaattaaacATGTGGCTTATACTATATTCCTGTTGATCAATACTGGCTTAGAGAGATTAGACATTTTCTCAAGGCTACAGAGTGAGttagtggcaaagccaggaccCAGCGCAGTCAGCTGGGTGTGAGAGTTCACCAACTTTACCACTGGTTCCAAAATTGTGTCAGCATATTCTCCATCACAGAActcatcagtctttttttttttttttttttttttttttttttgctttttgccttttctagggccactcccgtgacatatggaggtttccaggctaagggtccaactggaactgtagccaccagcctatgccagagccacagcaacacgggatccgagccatgtctttgacctacaccacagctcacggcaacatcagatcgttaacccactgagcaaggccagggatcaaacctgcaatctcatgttcctagtcggatttgttaaccactgagccatgacaggaactccccagaatctTTTATATAACAATTCTACTTTGGGAAATTCATACATAAGGAAtagttcattgcagcattatctgGAATTGCTGATATATCAGTTGAAtcctcaaaaactgaaaagcaaaaaacataatAACTGAATAAAACTAGAATAGAATATTCAAGGACTGTAATACAACCACAAAAGCTGTAACGTGTGCATAATgtgaatataagaaagagaaaagcaaagtaataTCTGAAACAATAAGGATGTAGAATTCCATGTTAATGTTAGATACCAAGCCACAGATCCAAAAAGCTCAGAGAACATCAAGAAGAATAAGTGCCAAAACCCCCCTATGACTAGGCATATCACTTTTGaattacagaaaatcaaaaataaagaaaaaatctgtaaaaaaaatcagaggaaaaaaaattctctctacaGAGAGGAGCAAAAATAGGAATTATAACcaacttctcatcagaaaccaagtAAGAAGAGAGTGGAGTGAAATCTTCAAGTATTGAGAGTAAAACTCACCAACCTAAAATTCTATACCCTGTggaattatccttcaaaagtgaaagagaaataacagacaaaaattgagaaaatacgTTGCCATCAAACCttgtaagaaatgttaaaaattcttTAGAGAGAGGAAAATGACATAGGTCAGAAATTTGGATGTATATAAAGAGCATCAAAGAAGGATTAAGTGAAGTTAAAAAATCTTACTATTCTCATTCTTACATGATCTAAACAgataacaatttatttaaaataataatagctatacTGCATTTGATCATGTATGCTTACATATATATCCCATGTGTGTGAGctctgtatttatatatacatataagtaaaTGGATGACAGCCATGATACAAGAAATGAGAGGAAggaattagaattattttattataaaatatattacccATGAAGTGGTacagttttaaataaaagtagACTTGGATTAGTTGTAGATGTATACTGCAAACTCTAGGACAAacacttaaaagttttttaaaaagtataattgattcgttaagaaagagaaaataaaatcatatgaatTGCtcaattaaaactataaaaggcAGAATAGAGTAGATGACAAAATAGGAACAAAGGACAAgggcaagaaatagaaaacagtaacaaatatgGTATATACTAATCCAACTAtattaaaaatcactttgaaTGCCAATGGTCTAAATGCGCCAATGAAATGAGATTGTCAGAGTGGATCAAAAAACAAGACTCGACGGTATATTGTCTATAAGAAATCCTTAAAAGACATATACATATCAAAAATAAacgggagtttccattgtggtgcagcaggaggcaagtctgactgggaaccatggggttgtgggtttgatccctggcctcactcaaagggttgaagatccagcgttgccgtgggctgtggtgtaggtcacggatgcagctcggatcctgggttgctatggccatggcgtaggccagcagctatagctccgactggacccctagcctgggaacctccatatcccgccaatatggccctaaaaaggcagaaaagactaaataaataaataaataaatggatggatggaaaaatataccatgctaacAGGtatcaaaagaaaacaggaggaaCATATtaacatgtattaaaaaaaagtaggaattGCAATATCAATTTCAGACAGAGCAGTCAAAATGTGTGGGATTCTAGCCAGGctaactaagaaaaaagagagatgataCCAATTGTTAACATCAGAAACGAAAGAGGGGACATTACTACAGATTTcatgcacattaaaaaataaaggaatactgTGACAacacaaattggataacctagatgAACCAATCCTTTAAAGACAAAATCTACCACAGGAAGTAACAATTTTAATGTGCCTCTATCTCTTAATGAAATTGGataaataattaataaccttccaaaataGAAAGCACCAGGCCCAAATGGGATCgctggagaattctaccaaacatttaagaaataaattatatctatTCTCTAAAAACTCTTTCAGAGCTTAGAAGCAAAGGGAATACTTCCTCATTCTATTATGTCAGCATTACCATACCACCAGAACCTAATAAAGACATttatacgaaaaaaaaaaattataggagttcccatcgtggcgcagtggttaacaaatctgactaggaaccatgaggttgcgggttcgatccctggccttgctcagtgggtcaaggatccggcattgccgcgagctgtggtctgggttccagacgtggctcggatctggcgttgctgtggctctggtggctggcagcaacagctccgaatggacccctagcctgggaacctctatgtgccgcaggcagcggccctagaaaaaaaaaaaaaaaaaagaaaaaattattacagaCCAGTatttctcatgaacatagatgtaaaaattctcaacaaaatattaataaattgaatctaacaatatatgaaaagaattataggagttcccgtgtggcgcagtggt from Sus scrofa isolate TJ Tabasco breed Duroc chromosome 7, Sscrofa11.1, whole genome shotgun sequence encodes:
- the LOC102159855 gene encoding LOW QUALITY PROTEIN: zinc finger protein 2 homolog (The sequence of the model RefSeq protein was modified relative to this genomic sequence to represent the inferred CDS: substituted 1 base at 1 genomic stop codon) → MWYTWENVQTKLRFNYTNKCDGKEPCECSAFEKTFRDHTALIQHQGSHTGEXPYTWNECGKKFNQSFHLTNHVKTHTGEKPYKSNECGKAFSYCSVLNQHQRIHSGERPYECTECSKALSHSTYLTQHQRICTGEKPYKYLECGKAFAQSTHLTLLQRIHTGEKPYECNVCGKTFSQSAHLTQHQRIHTGEKPYKCNECGKAFSDHSALIQHHIVHTGEKPFECNDSGKASNYCSDLIQHQKMSTGEKPYKCNECGNAFSDCSALIRHQRTYTGEKPYECNECGTAFGNYSALIRHKRTHTGEKPFECKECGKAFSRSKYLTQHQRHHSGEKPYICKECGKTFTQSSFLIQHMRVNSLYNT